In the genome of Candidatus Hydrogenedentota bacterium, the window CCGCAGACCAGAACGGCTCGCAGGTGTACGTGTTGTTTAACAATGCCGATGGCTCCGGTACATTCCAGGACGGCGTGGTGGCAATCCCCCGTCCCGACGGTGAGGCGTTTCCAGGGGCCGTGGCGGTGGCCGACCTCAACGGCGATGGCGATTTCGACCTCGCAGCCGGCTTCGGTCAGTCCAACGTCAATTCGGCCTCCGCTGTGGTGGCCCTCGGCAATGGCGACGGTACGTTCCGCGATGCCGTTGTCTACGCTGTGTCGGAATTTGGCAGCGCGACGCCCGCCAAAGTCTCCGCAGCCGATATGAACGGCGATGATGTCCCGGATCTGGTGGCGGCCAATCGAAACTCCTCCGAAATCACGATCTTGCCCGGTGTCGGGGATGGAAGCTTCCTCGCGCCGCTGGCGGTACCGACGGGTAATACCCCCGAGACCGCCGTGATCGCGGACATGGACAAAGACGGCGACCCCGACGTGGTCTCGGCGAACTGGAGCATGGACGTGTTCGTGCTGTTCAATGACGGCAGTGCCGGCCTCACCCCGCCGCCGCCCGCCACGAACACCGAAGGCAACGAACCGGTGTCCGTCGTGGTGGCGGACTTTGACGGCGACGCCATTGAGGACGCCGCCGTGGCCCACCGGATCAGCAATGACCTAGCCATACTCAAAGGCAATGAAAATGGGACCTTTGCCCCACCCGTCCCGATTGAGGTCGGCGAGACGCCCACCAATATCTCGCTGGGCCATTTTAATGCCGATGGATTTGTGGATCTCGTGGTGCCGAGCCAGAGTGGCAATTCCATTTCTCTGCTTCTCGGCAAGGGCGATGGCACCTTCGAAACACCGGCGACCATCGACCTGACCATAGGGAACCTGCCGAGTTACGGTGCGGTGGGACGCTTCAACGGAGATGCCTTTGACGATGTCGCAGTGGCCGTGGAAACCGCGCAGAAAGTTGCGATCCTCCTGGGCAACGGGGACGGAACATTCCAGACACCCCAGGTCATCGATACCAACCGCAGCCCCCAGTTCATTACCGCCGCAGACATCAATGCCGACACGTTCCAGGATCTGCTCGTGGGGGTAAATGATTTCCCCGGAGGCGTGGTGGTCCATATGGGCAATGGCGACGGAACCTTTGATTCGCCATCCCTGATTTTCGCGCTGGATTCCAGCCTCTACGTACAAAATATCGAGGTGGCCGACATGGACCAGGATTCCGTCCAGGATGTCGTCATTATGACGGGTTACTCCGACCCCGTGGACTCAAAAGGCACGAGTCAATTCTTAGGTGGATTCTTTCTGCTTTACGGCCTGGACGGAGGGGGCTTTGAATCCGCCGTGTATCAGCCCGGCAACGGATCCGATCCCGGTCAGGGCAGCGCCGCCGATATTGATGGCGATGGCGTCCTCGATCTCATTTCCGCGAGCGGGACAACCCTCGACGTATCCGTGCTCCTCGGCAATGGAGACCGCACATTCCTGCCCGAGCAGCGCTACAACATGAACCGTCCGGGCCGCTTCAACTTCGGTAGCGGCGGCGGTGCCCGCTTTCAGATCTACGACGCCAACGAAGACGGATTAAAGGACATCGTGGCCGTGTACGGACTGGTCAGTGAAATTCAATCGCTGCTCCAACTGCCCTGAGCCGGGAAGAATCGCAACCAGGCTCTCGGTCGGCTGAAGGCACGTTGGGAAATCACCGCGATGGTGTAGAAGACCCGTAAACAAAAGTGCGAGGCGGGTGACGGAGATCCCCGCAGCTCGGGTGCGATTCGAGCGCGTATTCCGTCATCCGCCCCGCGTGGTGGGAACAACCCGCCTTCAGTCAGCGGGCGATGCCTTGATTTCGAGGGTGGTCAGGGCGATGGCGCCATCTTCCCCCGCACCAATTCGGATTACGTGGTGGGTCTCGCCCCGGGCCGTGGTGGCGTTGAGTCGGATAAGGTAGCGGCCGGGGGTGTCCGGCGTGAACCGCACGCGACGGTCATTGGCGCCGTGCAGGGGTGCTTCGCTGCCGTCCGGCGCGGCGATCAATTCCCAGTTGAAGCGGCCCGACGCTTCGACCGCGACCAGGCCGATGGCGGCGGCGGCGTCGAGTTGCACGGTCTTGCGAGTGGCAAGCTTAGGCATGGCGGCTACTCCGGGGCGAATGAGGATCGTGTCCAGGTACCAGACGGTATTCGTATTCATCGTATCGGGGTATCTCTTGGTTTCAGTGACAGCGTGTGCTTGGGCTGTCTCCGGCTGGTTTTTGTGTAGTAGATGGTCTTGTTTAATAAGCAAGAGTCTTGCCAATAGACCTGATATTGAGAATCCGGTGTAAGCTGTTTATTTCCAATAGGCAATCGCGCCACAGCACCAGAGAGCGTGGAGTAATAGTGGGCTGAAGTCTCCGAATTGAGACGGGTTTTGTCTCGAAATAGAGACCGTAAGCGCGGAGAACGTGGGGAGTATGGTGATGCCGGGTGCGGGCTGGGGCGTCTGAAGCCCGTTTCTTGACGCGCCACGCCCTCGTAGATTAGCGTGATGCCAACCGATGCAAGCAACAGGAGCGTCACCACCATGGACATGGAAGAAGTAAACCGAGTAATCCGCAACGCCTTTCCGGATGGACGGGTGACCGGCGGTTATTACTACGACGGAGATTCCTACTACGACGGAATTGGCGACGAGGTCCGTGCCGCGCTGATGGGTGTTGACCCGGCGGTCCATGTGCACCATCGTCCGCCCCAGGAGATGGTGGTGTGGGATGAGGAAGGTGAGCCGGACGACGAAAATCTCTGGCCGGACGATCCGCGGAGCTACGACATAGTATTCCTCAGTCCCGATGGCAAAGTCTTTGAGTTCGACGGCACCTTCGAGGAGGACGGGTGGGACGAGGAGAAGGAAGACTTTGTGCCCGTGACCGTTCCCATGACGGGCCGCGTGGGCTATATCGTCGGCATTTCCATGATCGCGCCCTTCGCCGCCGTGCAGCGCGGCTTTCTCTACGTCTCCGAAGACGGGCCATCCTCCCCCGACATCGTGTTTGGCCGCGAACGAGACGAAGTAGAAGACGAAGGCTCGCCCTTCGACGATCCCGAGTTTCTCACGCCCGAAGCCGCCGCGACGCTGAAGGCTTTCGAGGAAAAAATACACGCTGTGCTGGCCTCCTTCAGAATCCATGTGCTGACCGAAGCCGAGCTGAACGAGCCGATCCCCGGCCTCGCGCCCGACGCGGAAATAGAGCGCGTCACAAAAGCGGAATACGCGACGGTGGGGGACGCGCTGTTCTTCACGGTGTACGAGTGAGGCGCATGGGCTATGGAAAAACGCCTCCACGCCCGCGCCAACGCCAACCACTGGGCCGCGAGCATCTGTGTCCTCGGCGGACTCTTTCCGGCCATTGGAGCGGCGTGGTTACCGATCACAACCACCCTCCGAAAGTTTTAACTGAAAAAGTCCTACACCGGGTCCCTCTAATATTAAGAACGTCACGGAGAAGATTTTCCTCCGGGGTGCGTAGAGGCCATTTTGATGTAGGTTCGCCGAGTCAAGAAGCTTCGCGTCAGGGGATACTTTCAACAGGTTACTTTCCACATACGCTTCAACCTGAAGAAATTTAGTCAATTGACAAGTCGGTCCCACGCATCTTACTTGCCTCTACTTCGCAAATTGCTATCAGCTCCTTCGTTCTCTCCGCCATTTCGACTGCACGCGGGCCGTAATCCTCGAAATCGCGCAAAGCAGCCTTGGCATAGATCAAAGATTCCGAAAATCTTCCGGCACTACCAAAGTCTAGCGCAATGTTGAATCGAGCCGATGCAGTATCGAATTGGACTCCACGTAATTCTTCATAGCGGAGACACTTGAGATGGTGCTCCAGAGCCATGTTGAATTGGCCAGCGCGTCTATAAAGGTTTCCGAGCTGTCCGTGGGTGAGTCCAAACATGTTGATGTCGTCACTAGGTATCGTTCGTAGTACTTGTTCGTAATAGCCTAGTGCCTTCTCAAAGTGCTCGACTAGTTCCGCTTCTGGACGGCTTGAGAGAAGGCCCTCTTCAAAACGACTCGAGGAAACTTTTCCCAATTCTGCCATGCATCTGGCCTTCCCCAATAGATCCTGGCTATGATGCATGGCGAGACTTGCTAGGTAATATTTTTCGGCACTGTTCAAGTCCTTCAGAGATGAAACTTCTGTGTAGGCGCGCCCCAGATTGTATGCGATGATTGCGGCGCTAGGTGCATCTCCAATTAGCTTTGATAGTCTCATTCCCTCATCGTAGAACTCGATACACTGGGACTTACCTTGAGCACGTTGTGTGTGGCCAGCCTGTTGCAGCGCTACGGAGAGAGAGCGAATGAGATGTCGGTCATTGTTGTTAAGCTTCTTTTGCTTTTTCGAAAGAGAGTTCTTCGCGCGATCTCTCGTCCAATTGATCCAAAGCACCTCCAGCCGCTCCGCCTCCATCCAATCTCTTGATTCCTCAGCCAGCGAGATTCTATACCCAGCGACAAATAACCATTCGGCATCTCTTCCGGGCAACGGCCCGCCGGTATTGGAATCTATAAAATATTGGGTGATCTCCCCGACCAAATACCTCCATTTTTTCGATTGTCCAGTGTACTGACAAAGAGTCCACAGACCCTGCATAGTGCCCACGAGTGGACTCCACCACTCATTCGCACGTGCGAGCTCTCGTGCATGAAGGAAATTGGCCTCCTCGGCGGCAAGAAGTTCAAGTACTATTCGATTGCCATTTCCGAACTGGTTGTGATAAGAATGGCCCATTGTTCCTATCGCCATCGTGAAAGATCTCTTGGTGGCTAACGGATCAGAATATTGCGAATTGTATAGAGGCTTTAAGTACCACGGGAATGCAGGATGAATTGAGTATCTGCCATTCCCCAAGGGGGCGAGCACACCACAATTGGCAACACGATCTAGAAGTTCCTTGCAGTATTCTTCCGTTACCCCTTTTATTGAGTCTATACAAAATGCAGAGTCGACACGGCCCATGTCCACAAGTACTCTAACAAAAACGCAACCTTGGAATATGTGAAGTAAAGCGATTTGCTTTCTCTCTAAGTCCGTAAACGAGTACCTGAAACTGTAGTCAAGCGAACGGCCAAGCGACGTTGAGAGGCCCTCGAACTCCTCATCTGTGAAATCGGCTTCGCCCGCACGAAGTTGCGCAACTAACAATTCAATATCTGATCTCTGCACTAAATTGTCGGCCAAGACCTGATTCACCAGAACAGTGATTGTAAGAGGATTTCCATCCGAAAAATCGAGAAGTGGTCGCCAGTCGTTAACATCGGCGATCTGGTGTCCTCGTCTCTCTGACAACGCTTTGGTAAGTTGAATTCGCTCCCTCATCGGCATCTTGGGGAGGGCAATGCGTTGCGGCAGGTTACCCAGGAGCAACCATTCCTTCCGGCGCGATGTGAGTAGAAGCTTTACAGATGTTTCATTCGCCTCCCGTAGAAAATCGGCAATCTCCTTCCGCTCATTTAAGGTCCAGGGCGTGTCGGATTCATCAGGAAATCCAGTAATAGGCTGGATGTTGTCCCAAATCCATAGAATCGGGACTCGTTCAAGAAATCGAAGAACAATTCGGCTCATGTCTCGAACGTCGCTAACCGCGTCCCAATTGACCTTGCTTTTCTCCAATTCCGTCCGAAATACCTCGCCAAAATGGTCCAACACACTACGCAGTGTAATATGGGTATCAAAGGAGCTGAACAAAACTCTCCCCGCTTTAATGCCACCGGTTCTGGAATACCATCGGGCGAATTCAGCGGCTACGGCAGTCTTTCCGCTTCCCACGTACGCGTGAAGTAACACGATGGATTCCGTGTCAAATGCACGATCAAGGGCCAAGAGAGTCTCATCACGCCCGAGAAACCCCGCATCAGGCGGATTGGGTAGTTGGGGATCGAAACATGCAGTTGCATCTAAGTCGTTTGAAACATGCAAGTCCGTGTCAGCACCATTC includes:
- a CDS encoding CHAT domain-containing protein — its product is MEIEFEVDGAAKREVTSRFNFALTTQDREDIRWYLEEFLEYPQDPAPRVAERIEARIEAIGEMLFNAIFGFDDFSRELWMEVQNTINATRVQIVESDEEAMSIPWELIRDPKRGEYVALTALAFVRSRPESIAGTQDTGAEARDERFRVLLVICRPKRENDVPFRSVAIQIMKGLGESYSPRLQFDVLRPPTFRQLELTVRQAKQNGFPYRIVHFDGHGIFLDDSEQSAGMHPADACGLPHRARGYICFEKPERLDNRELIDGTSLGRLLADSNVSILVLNACRSAHAQPRELPNDSVGDGSDTQGSVLAFGSLAQEAVDQGVTGVVAMRYNVYVVTAAHFMTDLYSALIQGSGLGEAVSRGRGKLHSDPMRAIAFSPTPLQDWSVPIVYERVPVYMLPKSNGADTDLHVSNDLDATACFDPQLPNPPDAGFLGRDETLLALDRAFDTESIVLLHAYVGSGKTAVAAEFARWYSRTGGIKAGRVLFSSFDTHITLRSVLDHFGEVFRTELEKSKVNWDAVSDVRDMSRIVLRFLERVPILWIWDNIQPITGFPDESDTPWTLNERKEIADFLREANETSVKLLLTSRRKEWLLLGNLPQRIALPKMPMRERIQLTKALSERRGHQIADVNDWRPLLDFSDGNPLTITVLVNQVLADNLVQRSDIELLVAQLRAGEADFTDEEFEGLSTSLGRSLDYSFRYSFTDLERKQIALLHIFQGCVFVRVLVDMGRVDSAFCIDSIKGVTEEYCKELLDRVANCGVLAPLGNGRYSIHPAFPWYLKPLYNSQYSDPLATKRSFTMAIGTMGHSYHNQFGNGNRIVLELLAAEEANFLHARELARANEWWSPLVGTMQGLWTLCQYTGQSKKWRYLVGEITQYFIDSNTGGPLPGRDAEWLFVAGYRISLAEESRDWMEAERLEVLWINWTRDRAKNSLSKKQKKLNNNDRHLIRSLSVALQQAGHTQRAQGKSQCIEFYDEGMRLSKLIGDAPSAAIIAYNLGRAYTEVSSLKDLNSAEKYYLASLAMHHSQDLLGKARCMAELGKVSSSRFEEGLLSSRPEAELVEHFEKALGYYEQVLRTIPSDDINMFGLTHGQLGNLYRRAGQFNMALEHHLKCLRYEELRGVQFDTASARFNIALDFGSAGRFSESLIYAKAALRDFEDYGPRAVEMAERTKELIAICEVEASKMRGTDLSID